One region of Deltaproteobacteria bacterium genomic DNA includes:
- a CDS encoding dehydrogenase E1 component subunit alpha/beta, translated as MPVFQNTEQLYEVFDALFRRMSDRREIVEPLLNASFVLRFRYRDPDGLVTCDLRGERLVWSFGESELACDLEMIQSGDVAHQFWLGELNVPLAIAGRKIVSRGEIAKALSLLPAVKPAFPIYRQVLQELGLSDLLPQPRASRRPGAGPTLGDRLRGLFRRESTRLLDTSGLGGAPIPIIGPHTPAPEAPLLRELNLPTEPAALHREMLSRMLLVRSFEEALSTLYAEGEVPTEAIHLSIGQEATAVGACFALRADDYLATTHRGHGHLLAKGAPVDGMMAEILGKATGLCRGKGGSMHVTDARVGAIGANGIVGASPLLAAGAAHTIKREGDDRVAVAFFGDGATNQGMFHEALNFAAVFELPVIFVCENNLYGEFTPLHAHTRVERLQDRARAYGMAGATVDGNDVRAVHRAMGEAVARARQGGGPTLLVCDTYRWHGHMEGEKVPYRSAEEIASWKARCPIAALRDALLEEGVLDAAGFEALEREAKEAVEAALLFARESEAPSLETLDQDVFAPEPAELFLAGEVQPRYLPGSSPPRLAPVREISCAEAIREALAEELRRDPTVYLLGEDVRGGGYFAVTAGLAGEFGSERIVDTPISEYAIVGSAVGAAMTGSRPVAEILFSDFLTTCLDPIVNNAAKLRLMSGGQYQMPLVVRTPGGAGLGMAAQHSQSLEALLCGVPGLIVMAPSTPADSKGLLKTAIRSNNPVIFFENKLAYAAVGPVPEEEYLIPIGKAAIKRAGSDLTLVAIGGALNQALEAAKELARRGIELEVIDPRTLVPLDLKTILESVRKTGRIATLEEAPKTHGFGAEIVARVSERAFDLLRAPPLRLAAKDLPIAYAPGLERATLPTVEGIVTSLEGMAVGGAPARR; from the coding sequence ATGCCAGTCTTCCAGAACACCGAGCAGCTCTACGAGGTCTTCGACGCGCTCTTCCGGCGGATGAGCGATCGCCGGGAGATCGTCGAGCCGCTCCTGAACGCTTCCTTCGTGTTGCGCTTCCGCTACCGCGACCCCGACGGTCTGGTCACGTGCGACCTGCGGGGCGAGCGGCTGGTCTGGAGCTTCGGCGAGAGCGAGCTCGCCTGCGACCTGGAGATGATCCAGAGCGGCGACGTGGCGCACCAGTTCTGGCTCGGTGAGCTGAACGTCCCCCTGGCCATCGCCGGCCGGAAGATCGTCAGCCGCGGCGAGATCGCCAAGGCGCTGTCCCTGCTCCCGGCGGTGAAGCCGGCCTTCCCGATCTACCGGCAGGTCCTGCAGGAGCTCGGGCTCTCCGACTTGCTGCCGCAGCCCCGGGCCTCGCGGCGGCCGGGCGCCGGACCCACCCTCGGCGACCGTCTCCGGGGCCTCTTCCGGAGGGAGAGCACCCGCCTCCTCGACACCAGCGGGCTGGGCGGCGCGCCCATCCCGATCATCGGCCCCCACACCCCCGCCCCCGAGGCGCCGCTCCTTAGGGAGCTGAACCTGCCCACGGAGCCCGCCGCCCTCCACCGCGAGATGCTCTCCCGGATGCTCCTCGTCCGCAGCTTCGAGGAGGCCCTCTCGACGCTCTACGCCGAGGGAGAGGTGCCCACCGAGGCCATCCACCTCTCCATCGGGCAGGAGGCCACGGCCGTCGGCGCCTGCTTCGCCCTCCGGGCGGACGACTACCTCGCCACCACCCACCGCGGCCACGGGCACCTGCTGGCCAAGGGCGCCCCGGTCGACGGGATGATGGCGGAGATCCTCGGCAAGGCCACCGGGCTGTGCCGGGGCAAGGGCGGCTCGATGCATGTCACCGACGCCCGGGTGGGCGCCATCGGCGCCAACGGCATCGTCGGCGCGAGCCCGCTCCTGGCCGCCGGGGCCGCCCACACCATCAAGCGGGAGGGCGACGACCGGGTGGCGGTCGCCTTCTTCGGCGACGGCGCCACCAACCAGGGCATGTTCCACGAGGCCCTCAACTTCGCCGCCGTCTTCGAGCTGCCGGTGATCTTCGTCTGCGAGAACAACCTCTACGGGGAGTTCACGCCCCTCCACGCCCACACCCGGGTCGAGCGCCTGCAGGACCGCGCGCGCGCCTACGGGATGGCCGGCGCCACGGTGGACGGCAACGACGTGCGCGCCGTTCACCGGGCCATGGGCGAGGCGGTGGCCCGGGCGCGGCAGGGTGGGGGACCGACCCTCCTGGTCTGTGACACCTACCGCTGGCACGGCCACATGGAGGGCGAGAAGGTGCCCTACCGGAGCGCCGAGGAGATCGCCTCCTGGAAGGCCCGCTGCCCCATCGCCGCCCTGCGCGACGCGCTCCTCGAGGAGGGGGTGCTCGACGCGGCGGGCTTCGAGGCCCTGGAGCGGGAGGCGAAGGAGGCCGTCGAGGCGGCCCTGCTCTTCGCGCGGGAGAGCGAGGCGCCCTCCCTCGAGACCCTCGACCAGGACGTCTTCGCCCCCGAGCCGGCCGAGCTCTTCCTCGCCGGCGAGGTCCAGCCGCGCTACCTGCCCGGCTCGAGCCCGCCGAGGCTGGCGCCGGTGCGGGAGATCTCCTGCGCCGAGGCCATCCGCGAGGCCCTGGCCGAGGAGCTGCGCCGCGACCCCACCGTCTACCTCCTGGGAGAGGACGTCCGGGGGGGCGGCTACTTCGCCGTGACCGCCGGGCTCGCGGGCGAGTTCGGCAGCGAGCGGATCGTCGACACGCCGATCAGCGAGTACGCCATCGTCGGCTCGGCGGTGGGCGCTGCCATGACCGGCAGCCGGCCCGTGGCCGAGATCCTCTTCTCGGACTTCCTCACCACCTGCCTCGATCCCATCGTGAACAACGCCGCGAAGCTGCGGCTGATGTCCGGGGGGCAGTACCAGATGCCCCTCGTCGTGCGGACGCCCGGCGGCGCGGGCCTGGGCATGGCGGCCCAGCACTCCCAGTCCCTGGAGGCGCTGCTCTGCGGCGTCCCCGGCCTGATCGTGATGGCGCCCAGCACGCCGGCGGACTCCAAGGGCCTGCTCAAGACGGCCATCCGCTCCAACAACCCGGTGATCTTCTTCGAGAACAAGCTGGCCTACGCCGCGGTGGGGCCGGTGCCCGAGGAGGAGTACCTGATCCCGATCGGTAAGGCGGCGATCAAGCGGGCGGGGAGCGATCTGACCCTCGTCGCCATCGGCGGCGCCCTCAACCAGGCCCTCGAGGCGGCCAAGGAGCTGGCGCGGCGGGGGATCGAGCTCGAGGTGATCGATCCGCGGACCCTGGTCCCGCTGGATCTGAAGACCATCCTCGAGAGCGTCCGCAAGACCGGCCGCATCGCCACCCTGGAGGAGGCGCCCAAGACCCACGGCTTCGGCGCCGAGATCGTCGCCCGGGTCAGCGAGCGCGCCTTCGACCTCCTGCGCGCCCCGCCCCTGCGCCTGGCCGCGAAGGACCTGCCCATCGCCTACGCCCCGGGCCTCGAGCGGGCGACCCTCCCCACCGTCGAGGGCATCGTCACCTCGCTGGAGGGGATGGCCGTCGGGGGGGCGCCTGCGAGGCGGTGA